One genomic window of Polyangium aurulentum includes the following:
- a CDS encoding S8 family serine peptidase, whose protein sequence is MPRSSVHRTLGLTCAALLLAAPWMLSSCSDEDSSGGQDAVTERVDALRASPTPPADPGTGVDQPAGIEAEAGPPLQGLVGWRPRGPEGRELHLADSAKPDFEARVAELSGSDPFHEFATAAGVMPISRGLDPALGRRLSGVQTSAEDMFIVLLVPTLPAQPALERALAERGVEVLGVSPPNAYAVKGNAAALLRLAKDPLVYHVGQVPAHLKIDPLLASALGLNAGARERSRVEPGAAMIAIHDRRDADRVGVAVERLGGRVERFDDMISTLVAQGLDGRAIEELASMQEISFIDARRLDEAHLQTSVSMCGNHTSIRDNQTYGANVTLGMIDSGFELDHTAFAGQSSYPVLYATGWNVAGEGNLWDDPGGHGTHVAGIMLSRWGGLDLDGMAPRSGGDANHRFRIVRTGKDNGDGWMYNTDQAVDALTNDNGAEVINCSWGSAVNTGTNSSSVKVDAAIWQTKQMYVFSAGNTGPAAGSIGSPGAAKNVITVGNLDNGNLQLVTSSSEGPTADGRAKPDIYAPGRWVTSANAKNLQGSIDMGGTSMAAPHVAGFLGTLLDHYPTAFPRHPATTKAMLMAAATRKDWLPQRTGVLNSYETHFSTSTSGSFFGWRDTDPTPFAYTYWDYTIPSGVKVLFVVLTWIEPAPSVGAAKAVYDNVDLWVDHNKDNGEFGEWSSTSTVDNVEVVRIENPPAGDYRIKARNVSAPKEHRPGVALFYRK, encoded by the coding sequence ATGCCGCGCTCTTCCGTTCATCGCACCCTCGGTTTGACCTGCGCCGCTCTCCTCCTCGCGGCGCCGTGGATGCTCTCCTCGTGCAGCGACGAGGACTCCTCCGGCGGACAGGACGCCGTCACGGAGCGCGTCGACGCCCTCCGCGCAAGCCCCACGCCCCCCGCCGACCCGGGCACCGGCGTCGATCAGCCCGCGGGTATCGAGGCGGAGGCCGGACCGCCCCTCCAAGGGCTCGTCGGATGGCGTCCCCGCGGGCCCGAAGGCCGCGAGCTGCACCTCGCCGACAGCGCAAAGCCCGACTTCGAGGCCCGCGTCGCGGAGCTGTCCGGCAGCGATCCTTTTCACGAATTCGCCACCGCGGCCGGCGTCATGCCGATCTCCCGCGGGCTCGACCCGGCGCTCGGCCGCAGGCTTTCGGGCGTCCAGACGAGCGCCGAGGACATGTTCATCGTCCTCCTCGTCCCCACGCTCCCCGCCCAGCCCGCCCTCGAGCGCGCCCTCGCCGAACGGGGCGTCGAGGTCCTCGGCGTCAGTCCCCCGAACGCCTATGCCGTCAAGGGCAACGCGGCCGCTCTGTTGCGGCTCGCCAAGGATCCGCTCGTTTATCATGTCGGCCAGGTGCCGGCGCACCTCAAGATCGACCCCCTCCTCGCCTCCGCGCTCGGCCTGAATGCAGGCGCGCGCGAGCGCTCCCGTGTCGAGCCCGGCGCCGCCATGATAGCGATTCACGATCGCCGCGACGCCGACCGCGTGGGGGTGGCCGTCGAGCGGCTCGGCGGACGCGTCGAGCGCTTCGACGACATGATCTCGACCCTGGTCGCCCAGGGCCTCGATGGCCGCGCGATCGAGGAGCTCGCGAGCATGCAGGAGATCTCCTTCATCGACGCGCGGCGCCTCGACGAGGCCCACCTCCAGACCTCCGTGAGCATGTGCGGCAATCACACGAGCATTCGCGACAACCAGACGTATGGCGCGAACGTCACGCTCGGCATGATCGACAGCGGCTTCGAGCTGGATCACACGGCGTTCGCCGGACAGAGCTCCTATCCGGTCCTGTACGCCACCGGGTGGAACGTCGCCGGCGAGGGCAATTTGTGGGACGACCCGGGAGGCCACGGGACCCACGTCGCCGGCATCATGCTGAGCCGTTGGGGCGGCCTCGATCTGGACGGCATGGCGCCGAGGAGCGGCGGAGACGCAAACCACCGATTCCGCATCGTCCGCACGGGCAAGGACAATGGGGATGGGTGGATGTACAACACCGACCAGGCGGTCGACGCCCTCACCAACGACAATGGCGCGGAGGTGATCAACTGTAGCTGGGGCAGCGCCGTCAATACCGGCACGAACTCTAGCTCGGTGAAGGTCGACGCGGCCATCTGGCAAACCAAACAGATGTACGTGTTCTCGGCGGGCAACACCGGGCCCGCGGCCGGCTCGATCGGCAGCCCGGGCGCGGCGAAGAACGTGATCACGGTGGGCAACCTGGACAATGGCAACCTGCAGCTCGTCACCAGCTCGAGCGAGGGCCCCACGGCGGACGGCCGCGCCAAACCGGACATCTATGCGCCTGGGCGGTGGGTGACCTCGGCGAACGCCAAGAACCTGCAGGGCTCGATCGACATGGGCGGCACGAGCATGGCCGCGCCCCACGTGGCGGGCTTCCTGGGCACGCTGCTCGACCATTACCCCACGGCGTTCCCCCGTCACCCCGCCACCACCAAGGCGATGCTGATGGCCGCCGCGACGCGCAAGGACTGGCTGCCCCAGCGCACCGGCGTGTTGAACAGCTACGAGACCCATTTCTCGACGTCCACGAGCGGCAGCTTCTTCGGCTGGCGGGACACCGATCCGACGCCCTTTGCGTATACGTACTGGGACTACACCATCCCGAGCGGGGTCAAAGTCCTGTTCGTCGTGCTCACGTGGATCGAGCCCGCCCCGTCGGTAGGCGCCGCGAAGGCCGTCTACGACAACGTGGATCTGTGGGTCGACCACAACAAGGACAACGGCGAGTTCGGGGAGTGGTCGTCGACGAGCACGGTCGACAACGTGGAGGTCGTGCGGATCGAAAACCCGCCCGCGGGCGATTACCGCATCAAGGCGCGCAACGTCAGCGCGCCGAAGGAGCACCGGCCGGGCGTTGCGCTTTTCTACCGGAAGTGA
- a CDS encoding LamG domain-containing protein, whose amino-acid sequence MLQPRSGTGSSVALPLLSALVAAPLLFLACNRDWDFYDPRIVAASSGTGGAEPDAGTGGAETAGGTGGVETDAGTAGGGGGGGSGVGGSGGGVVDPHVTDGLVALYTFEEGAGAIVHDVSNVGTALDLTIKDPSAVTWAPGKLVVDAPTLISSGVAASKVFTRCTTTNELTLEAWFKPASLDLYGPARIVTNSLNTSERNFQLGQQYANYYEARIRSTLSMDLNGTPNLKSPVDMGHVEVALTHLLVTRDVGGVRRMYVNGTEVSNDTLGGDFSKWEPSYQLLMANELTEDRIWLGELHRIAIYDRALSAMEVTKNHQAGP is encoded by the coding sequence ATGCTGCAACCGCGTTCCGGAACCGGATCCTCCGTCGCCCTCCCGCTGCTCTCCGCCCTCGTGGCGGCGCCTCTTTTGTTCCTGGCGTGCAACCGCGACTGGGACTTCTACGATCCGCGCATCGTCGCGGCCTCGTCCGGCACGGGCGGCGCCGAGCCCGACGCGGGAACGGGCGGCGCCGAGACTGCCGGGGGAACGGGCGGCGTCGAGACCGACGCGGGCACGGCGGGCGGCGGCGGTGGCGGTGGCAGTGGCGTTGGCGGGAGCGGTGGCGGGGTGGTGGATCCGCACGTGACCGACGGGCTGGTCGCGCTCTACACCTTCGAGGAGGGCGCGGGGGCCATCGTGCACGACGTGAGCAACGTGGGGACGGCGCTGGATCTCACGATCAAGGATCCGAGCGCGGTCACGTGGGCGCCGGGAAAGCTGGTCGTCGACGCGCCCACGCTGATCTCCTCGGGCGTGGCTGCGAGCAAGGTGTTCACGCGGTGCACGACGACGAACGAGCTCACGCTGGAGGCCTGGTTCAAGCCGGCGTCGTTGGATCTGTACGGGCCCGCGCGCATCGTCACCAATTCGCTCAACACCTCCGAGCGCAACTTCCAGCTCGGCCAGCAATACGCGAACTACTACGAGGCGCGCATTCGCTCGACGCTCTCCATGGACCTGAACGGCACGCCAAACCTGAAGAGCCCCGTCGACATGGGTCACGTGGAGGTCGCGCTCACGCACCTCCTGGTCACGCGCGACGTCGGCGGCGTGCGGCGCATGTACGTGAACGGGACCGAGGTGTCGAACGACACGCTCGGCGGCGATTTTTCGAAATGGGAGCCGAGCTATCAGCTCCTGATGGCCAACGAGCTCACCGAGGATCGGATCTGGCTGGGGGAGCTGCACCGGATCGCGATTTACGACCGGGCGCTGAGCGCGATGGAGGTGACGAAGAATCACCAGGCGGGGCCCTGA